In Streptomyces venezuelae, the sequence TGCGGAGTCACCGGCCCTGGTTCAGGCCGGTGTCCGCGGGCGGTGTGCTGTGGGGAGGGGGGAGGGAAGGCGGGGAGGCGGGAAGGGCGGTGCTACCCGAGAGACCGGGGCGGTGTCGGCGACATGCTCGTGGTGGCGGTCCCGGTGGGGTCGGCCGGCGGCACCGTCGTGCTCCCCGGCGGCATCATGCTGCGCAGCGGTGGCGGCGCCGTGGTGTTGCGCGGCGGGGTCATGGAGTTGGGCGTCGGCGCCGTGGAACCGGACGGCGGGGGCGGAGCGGAGGTCGGGGACGGCGCCACGGGCACGGGAGTGGTCGCGGGGAGGGTCGGGCCCGAGTCCCCCGGGAGGAGCGCGGACAGGGCCGCACCGGATCCGGCGAGGACCAGGAAGCAGGCGGCGGCGACACCGGCGATCCGGCGCCGGCGGTGCCGTTCGCCGCGCCGCTCGATGACGGCGACGGGAGGGGCCGTGCTCGCGGACTGTCCGGCGGAGGCCGCTTCCCGGAAAAGGGACCGCAGCGGGTCGTGGGAGTCAGGCATCGGGAGCCTCCTCAATGCGGGGGTCCTGCAGATGGCGGGAGAGCGCGGCCCTGCCCCGGGACAGGTGGGTCTTGACCGTGCTCGCGGACAGGGAGGTCTCGTCGGCGATCTGCTCGACGCTCAGATCGCACACGTAGTGCAGCGCCAGAGTCCGGCGCTGCTTCAGCGGCAGCAGCCGCAGCGCCTCGACCAGCGCCACCGCCTCCGGCCCGGGCCCCTCCACATGGCCGGCGGGGGCGGTGCGCTGCCAGGCGTCGGCGGTGCGCCGCCGCCCGCGCCAGCGGCTGACGGCGAGCCGCCACGCGACGGTACGAATCCACGCCTCGGGCCGGCCGTCGCGGTCGAGCTGCCGCCGGCGGCTCCAGCCCCTGACGAAGGCCTCCTGCACCACGTCCTGTGCCTCGTGGTGGTCGCCGAGCATCACGTAGAGCTGTCCTGTGAGCCGTCCTGCCGCTTGCGCGTAGAACTCCTCGAACTCCTCGATGGTCAAAAAATCGCTCCCGAATCCATGTGTCCCTCTCACCGGGCATACGCACGCCACCCCCCGTCCGGTCGACACCGGACGACAGATCGTCATGTGAGTGCCGTCACATGACGGGTGGGGTACTCATCGTCGTGGCGGACACGGCGAGGCGGAGCGGCGGCGCCACGGGCCACCGGGTGACGTGGAGCCGCACCCCGGCGGCCCGGCCCGTGGCGCACGCGACGGAACGACCCGGAGCGGGACGGGGGCGGGATCAGGGCGCGGGCGGGATCAGGACAGGGGCACGGGGCGGGGGCCCAGGGCAGGGGGCCGGAGCCGGAAGAGAGCCGGGCCCGTGCCGCGCGGAGGGGTCCGGAGACAGCGGAAGGGCCCGGATCCATGGGGATCCGGGCCCTTCCGAGCAGTAGCGGGGACAGGATTTGAACCTGCGACCTCTGGGTTATGAGCCCAGCGAGCTACCGAGCTGCTCCACCCCGCGTCGGTGGACCTCACAGTACGGCATCCCGGGGCCGCCACTCGACGCATTTACGGACGGCCGCGCCCGGAGTGTGGGCGAAAGGGCTGAATCTCGCCCCGAAGGCGAGATCATTCCCCCTGGTGACAGTGCGTGCAGGCGTGTACCTTCACGGGTAGCTGTCGTGGTTCCAAGTGCCTTGCCCGTGCCATTCGGCGTGGGCAGTTTTGCTGTGTTGTGCCGTAGGACCAGGGCGATCACCTCCGTCTTCCACGCCGTGTGGAAGACGTACGTCAACGGGAAGGCATGAACATGGCTACGGGAACCGTGAAGTGGTTCAACTCGGAAAAGGGCTTCGGCTTCATCGCCCAGGACGGCGGCGGCCCGGACGTCTTCGCCCACTACTCGGCGATCAACGCGTCTGGCTACCGTGAGCTCCAGGAGGGTCAGGCCGTGACCTTCGACATCACGCAGGGCCAGAAGGGCCCGCAGGCGGAGAACATCACCCCCGCCTGATTCCGGACGACGGCCCGGTCGGGCGACCGGGCTCCGGAGAACCGTTTCCCCGTCCCGCCCCTTCGTTGAACAGGCCACGGGGAAAGATCAGGGCCGTGCGGCCACGCCGCACGGCCCTGATCCGTGTCGGCGCGTCTGCACGGCGACCCCGGTGCGCCGGCCGGCCGAGCACGGACGATCGACGACGGCACGCCCGTCACAGCGGTACGGGGGTCCTGACGCGACGCCGCCCCCGAGCCCGGGCCCCTACCCGGACCGCGGCCCCGACCACGGCGAGCGCCACGGTCGCGATCCCCGAAGCGGCCAGTACCTGACGGGGCCCCAGGAGCGCGATCAGCGGACCACCGAGCGCGGTGCCCACCGGCCCGGCGGTCAGGAGGGCGGCGCTGCGCGCGGCGAGGACCGAGGTCAGCGCGGCGGCCGGGGTGCGTTCCTGGAAGAGGGTGTAGGACAGGGCGGTGAACGGTCCGTAGATCAGGCCGCCGAGGGTGAAACAGGCCAGCGTGACGGCCGCGGGCGCACCGAGACCGAAGGGTACGAGCGCCAGCCCCCAGCCCGCGACGATCCCCAGGGTGACCGGCCAGAGCGGGAACCGCCCCAGTGCGCCCGCGGCCAGGCCACCCAGCACGGCGCCCGCCCCGAACAGCGTCCAGTACAGGCCGAGCAGCCCCGCCCCAGCCTTCAGGTCCTCGGTGACGTGCAGCGGGAGGGCGACCTCCGCCGGTCCGTAGAGGAAGTTGAAGAACCAGGTCAGGGCCAGGACACCGAGGAGCTCGGGCTGCTTGCGCAGCAGGCGCAGGCCGGCCGCCGACCGGTCGGCGTCGACCGGCGCGGCCGTCGCCCCCGCTCCGTCCCTTCCGTCCTCCCTGTCGTCCCGGCCCTTCGCATCCTCCGCGCCCTCCGTGCCCGCCCCGTCCTTCCCGTCCGCCCCGGCCGCCGCGCCCCGCAGCCGCCCGACCTGGACGGCGAGCACGGCGAAGGACAGCGCGTCGAGCCCGATGAGCCAGGCGGGAGCGATCACCGCCGCCAGGAACCCCGCGAGCGCCGGGCCCACGACGATGGAGGCCGAGACACTGGAACTGACCAGTGCGTTGGCCGCCAGCCGCCGGTCGGGCGGAAGTATCTGCGCGAGCAGCGAGTACCTGCCCGCGTTCCCCCAGGCATGCAGCACGGACGAGCCCGCGAGCAGGGCCACGTACAGCACCGGGTGCAGCACCCCCGCGGCCCAGGCCAACGGAACACAGCCGAGGAGCACCGCGCGGATCCGGCTGTCGGCCGCCAGCAGCCGCCCGGGGTGAAGCCGGCGCAGCCACCGCCCGAAGAGCAGTGCCCCGGCCGCCCCCGGAAGCGCGTACGCGGCGAGCGCGGCACCCAGGAGCATCCCGGACTGCCCCGGGGGAGCGATCTCGATGGCCAGCCACGCCACGGCGACCACGCTCATCCCGTCACCGAGATCGGAGGCCGCCAGGGCGGGCAGCAGCCGCCGGAAGTCGGCGTGGGCGAACAACGGCCGGTAGGTGCGGGGGAGGAGACGAGTTGTCTGTACGGGAGTCACCAGGTCAGACTCGTGGTTCAAGCGCGCTTGAGGTCAAGGGGGAGTGACGGGTGCGACAGCTCGGGATCGGTGAGCTCGCTCGGCAGGTGGGGATGCAGCCCTCGGCGCTGCGCTACTACGAGAGCGTGGGCCTGCTGCCGCCCGCCGAACGGGCCTCGGGCCGGCGCGTCTACCCGGCCGGCACCGTGCGACGGCTCGCGCTGATCAGGATGGCCCAGCGGGCCGGGTTCACCCTCGCCGAGATCCGCGGCCTGCTCGACGGCGATGCCGAGCGCGGCGCCACCCGGCAGTGGCGCGCCCTCGCCGAGCGCAAGCTCCCCGAACTGGATGTGGTCATCGAGCAGACGCGGATCCTGCGGGCCGCCGTCGCCGACTGCCTGGCCTGCGGATGCATGAACTTCGAGAAGTGCGCACTGCTCTCCGCCGAAGGCCCCGGCTCCTGACCGGTGCGGCCGGTCCCGCTCGAGGACCCCTTCGGAGGCGAGCTCAGGGCCCCGTCCGGCGGCTGCGTCCGGCCGACCCGGCCTCGTACGCGGCGATCGCCGCCTCCACCCGGTTGCGTACCCCGAGCTTGCCCAGGATCGCGCTGACGTGGGCCTTCACCGTGCCCTCGACGAGCAGGAGGCGAGCGGCGATCTCGGCGTTGGACAGACCGGCGCCCAGCAGGGCCAGGACGTCGTTCTCGCGCTCCGTCAGCCCCTCCACGGCGCTGCGCGCGGGCACGCCGCCCGCCGTCCGCCCGCCGCGCAGTCCGGCGACGACCCGGGCGGCGACCTTCGGCGAGAGGTACGCGCCGCCCGCGGCCACCGCGTGCACACCCGCCAGCAGTTCTCGCGGATCGTCCGCCTTGAGCAGGAACCCGTCGGCACCCTCGCGCAGGGCGCGGCCGATGAAATCGTCCTCCCCGAAGGTGGTCAACATGATCACCGCAGTGCCGGGCAGTTCCCGGTGGATCCGTGCGGCCGCCGTGATCCCGTCGAGCCGGGGCATCTGGATGTCGAGCAGGGCGACGGCGGGCCGGAGCGCGCGTACGGCGTCCAGGGCCTCGTACCCGTCGGCCGCCTCGGCGACGACCTCGATCCCCGGATCCCGCGCCAGGATGGCGCGCACGCCCGCCCGGACCATCGCCTCGTCGTCCGCCAGCAGCACCTCGACCACCGGCGCAGTCTAACGGCGGTCCGGGGCCGGGCCGTTCGTCGGGGACCCCCGACGAAAGTAGGGGATCCGATCGCCGACCTGCGGGCGATGCCCGCCGGCCCCGCCGGTTTCTACGGTCGTCACAGCACCGACGACACCGGGACGACACCGGAAGGACACCCGTGATCACCTTGAGAGGCCTGACCAAACGCCACGGCGACACCGTCGCCGTGGACGGACTGACCCTGGACATCGAGGAGGGACGGGTGACCGGCTTCCTCGGCCCCAACGGCGCCGGGAAGACGAGCACGATGCGGATGATCCTCGGCCTGGACCGGCCCACCGCCGGCCGGGCGCTCATCGACGGGAAGCCCTATGCGTCGCTGCGCCACCCGGTCCGCGAGGTCGGATCCCTCCTCGACGCGAAGGCCCTGCACCCGGGCCGCCCGGCACGCAGCCACCTGATCGCACAGGCCCGCAGCAACGGCATCCCCGTGCGCCGCGTCGACGAGGTCCTGGAGGCGGTGGGCCTGGCCGCGGTGGCGCGCCGACGGGCCGGGGCGTTCTCCCTGGGCATGTACCAGCGGCTCGGCATCGCGGGCGCCCTCCTCGGGGATCCGAAGGTGCTCATCCTCGACGAGCCGGTCAACGGCCTCGACCCGGACGGCGTGCGATGGGTGCGCGAACTCGTCCGCGCCCAGGCCGCGCAGGGCCGTACGGTCTTCCTCTCCAGCCACCTGATGAGCGAGATGCAGCTGACGGCCGACCGGCTCGTCGTCATCGGCCGGGGCCGGCTGCTGGCCGACACCCCCATGGCCGAACTGCTCGCCGCGAGTGCCTCGGCCTCGGTACGGGTGCGCACCGCCGGCCCCGACGACCTGCGCGCCCTGACCGACCGCCTGCTCGCCCACGACGGGGTGACCGCCGAGCTCGCTCCCTCGCCCGGCGGCGAGCGGAACGAGATCGTGGTCAGGGGCAGGACCGCCGGAGAGATCGGCGACCTCGCCCACCGCCTCGGCATCCGCCTCCACCAACTGCACAGCGTCTGCGCCTCGTTGGAACAGGTCTACATGGAACTGACCGAACACAGCGTCGAGTACGCGACCCGAACGGCGAAGGCGTGACCCCGATGACCGACACGATGACCGGCACCATGACGGACCCGGCGCGCAGCGCCGTCCAGGCTCCCGCCGGCGGCGGCTTCGCCGGTGCGGTCGGCGCCGAATGGGCCAAACTGTGGTCGATCCGCACCCCGTACGCCTGCCTGCTCGTCGGCATCCTGCTGACGGCGGTCTTCACCTTCTACTACGGCTCCATCGCCCGGATCAACGACAAGCCAGTCCAGCCGCTCGGCAACGCCCCGGTCTCCTCCGTCATCCTCGGTCAGTTCGTCGTCGTCGTGCTCGCGATGACCGTGGTCACCAGTGAGTACGCGACGGGCAGTGTCCGCACCTCGCTCCAGTGGGTGCCGGTCAGACACCGCCTGCAACTGGCCAAGGCGGTCGTCGCCGCGGTGGTGTCGTTCACCGCCGGATGCCTGTTCGCCGTCCTCGGCATGGCCGTGGCCCGGGTGCCCTTCCGCGGCCACGCGTCCTTCGATCCGGGCAAGGCGCTCGCCCAGACCCTGGCGATGGGCCTGTACTGCGCCCTGGTCGCCGTGCTCACGGTCGGGGTGGCCTTCGCCCTGCGGACCGCGGTCGGCACGCTGGCGGCGGTCTTCGGCCTCGTCTCCGCCCTCCCCACCATCTGTACCGGACTGGGGGGCTCCGTCCTCCTGGCGGTGAACGACGTCCTCCCGCAGACCGCGGGCGGCCACTTCATGCTCGCGGACGGCGACGCCCCCTACCCGCCCGCGGCCGCGATCCTGATC encodes:
- a CDS encoding cold-shock protein — encoded protein: MATGTVKWFNSEKGFGFIAQDGGGPDVFAHYSAINASGYRELQEGQAVTFDITQGQKGPQAENITPA
- a CDS encoding SigE family RNA polymerase sigma factor, with translation MTIEEFEEFYAQAAGRLTGQLYVMLGDHHEAQDVVQEAFVRGWSRRRQLDRDGRPEAWIRTVAWRLAVSRWRGRRRTADAWQRTAPAGHVEGPGPEAVALVEALRLLPLKQRRTLALHYVCDLSVEQIADETSLSASTVKTHLSRGRAALSRHLQDPRIEEAPDA
- a CDS encoding response regulator, whose product is MVEVLLADDEAMVRAGVRAILARDPGIEVVAEAADGYEALDAVRALRPAVALLDIQMPRLDGITAAARIHRELPGTAVIMLTTFGEDDFIGRALREGADGFLLKADDPRELLAGVHAVAAGGAYLSPKVAARVVAGLRGGRTAGGVPARSAVEGLTERENDVLALLGAGLSNAEIAARLLLVEGTVKAHVSAILGKLGVRNRVEAAIAAYEAGSAGRSRRTGP
- a CDS encoding ABC transporter permease: MTDTMTGTMTDPARSAVQAPAGGGFAGAVGAEWAKLWSIRTPYACLLVGILLTAVFTFYYGSIARINDKPVQPLGNAPVSSVILGQFVVVVLAMTVVTSEYATGSVRTSLQWVPVRHRLQLAKAVVAAVVSFTAGCLFAVLGMAVARVPFRGHASFDPGKALAQTLAMGLYCALVAVLTVGVAFALRTAVGTLAAVFGLVSALPTICTGLGGSVLLAVNDVLPQTAGGHFMLADGDAPYPPAAAILIVLAWTAAAHMTGRLVLRRRDG
- a CDS encoding MerR family transcriptional regulator — protein: MRQLGIGELARQVGMQPSALRYYESVGLLPPAERASGRRVYPAGTVRRLALIRMAQRAGFTLAEIRGLLDGDAERGATRQWRALAERKLPELDVVIEQTRILRAAVADCLACGCMNFEKCALLSAEGPGS
- a CDS encoding MFS transporter; this translates as MTPVQTTRLLPRTYRPLFAHADFRRLLPALAASDLGDGMSVVAVAWLAIEIAPPGQSGMLLGAALAAYALPGAAGALLFGRWLRRLHPGRLLAADSRIRAVLLGCVPLAWAAGVLHPVLYVALLAGSSVLHAWGNAGRYSLLAQILPPDRRLAANALVSSSVSASIVVGPALAGFLAAVIAPAWLIGLDALSFAVLAVQVGRLRGAAAGADGKDGAGTEGAEDAKGRDDREDGRDGAGATAAPVDADRSAAGLRLLRKQPELLGVLALTWFFNFLYGPAEVALPLHVTEDLKAGAGLLGLYWTLFGAGAVLGGLAAGALGRFPLWPVTLGIVAGWGLALVPFGLGAPAAVTLACFTLGGLIYGPFTALSYTLFQERTPAAALTSVLAARSAALLTAGPVGTALGGPLIALLGPRQVLAASGIATVALAVVGAAVRVGARARGRRRVRTPVPL
- a CDS encoding ABC transporter ATP-binding protein, producing MITLRGLTKRHGDTVAVDGLTLDIEEGRVTGFLGPNGAGKTSTMRMILGLDRPTAGRALIDGKPYASLRHPVREVGSLLDAKALHPGRPARSHLIAQARSNGIPVRRVDEVLEAVGLAAVARRRAGAFSLGMYQRLGIAGALLGDPKVLILDEPVNGLDPDGVRWVRELVRAQAAQGRTVFLSSHLMSEMQLTADRLVVIGRGRLLADTPMAELLAASASASVRVRTAGPDDLRALTDRLLAHDGVTAELAPSPGGERNEIVVRGRTAGEIGDLAHRLGIRLHQLHSVCASLEQVYMELTEHSVEYATRTAKA